Proteins from a single region of Oncorhynchus tshawytscha isolate Ot180627B linkage group LG03, Otsh_v2.0, whole genome shotgun sequence:
- the LOC112240880 gene encoding tubulin alpha chain-like gives MRECISMHVGQAGVQMGNACWELYCLEHGIQPDGQMPSDKTCGGGDDSFNTFFSETGAGKHVPRAIFVDLEPTVIDEVRTGTYRQLFHPEQLITGKEDAANNYARGHYTIGKEIIDLVLDRTRKLADQCTGLQGFLIFHSFGGGTGSGFTSLLMERLSVDYGKKSKLEFAVYPAPQVSTAVVEPYNSILTTHTTLEHSDCAFMVDNEAIYDICRRNLDIERPSYTNLNRLIGQIVSSITASLRFDGALNVDLTEFQTNLVPYPRIHFPLATYAPVISAEKAYHEQLSVADITNACFEPANQMVKCDPRHGKYMACCLLYRGDVVPKDVNSAIAAIKTKRTIQFVDWCPTGFKVGINYQPPTAVPGGDLAKVQRAVCMLSNTTAIAEAWARLDHKFDLMYAKRAFVHWYVGEGMEEGEFSEAREDMAALEKDYEEVGTDSVGEEDEEGEEY, from the exons ATG CGTGAGTGTATTTCCATGCATGTGGGCCAAGCCGGAGTCCAGATGGGTAACGCCTGTTGGGAGCTGTACTGCCTGGAGCATGGGATCCAGCCGGACGGACAGATGCCCAGTGACAAGACCTGTGGAGGTGGAGACGACTCCTTCAACACCTTCTTCAGTGAGACCGGAGCCGGAAAGCATGTCCCCCGTGCCATCTTCGTTGATCTGGAGCCCACTGTCATCG ATGAGGTGAGGACAGGTACCTATCGCCAGCTGTTCCACCCTGAGCAGCTCATTACGGGTAAGGAGGATGCTGCCAACAACTACGCCCGTGGTCACTACACCATCGGCAAGGAGATCATTGACCTGGTTCTGGACAGGACACGCAAACTG GCTGACCAGTGTACAGGTCTCCAGGGGTTCCTCATCTTCCACAGCTTCGGAGGAGGCACCGGTTCTGGTTTCACCTCCCTGCTGATGGAACGTCTGTCTGTGGACTACGGAAAGAAGTCTAAGCTTGAGTTCGCCGTTTACCCAGCTCCCCAGGTGTCCACGGCTGTGGTGGAGCCCTACAACTCCATCCTGACCACTCACACCACCCTGGAACACTCCGACTGTGCCTTCATGGTGGACAATGAGGCAATCTATGACATCTGCCGCAGGAACCTCGATATTGAGCGTCCCTCGTACACCAACCTCAACAGGCTCATTGGCCAGATCGTCTCGTCCATCACTGCCTCCCTGCGATTCGATGGAGCCCTGAATGTtgatctgacagagttccagaccaACTTGGTGCCCTACCCCCGTATCCACTTCCCCCTGGCCACCTATGCCCCTGTCATCTCCGCTGAGAAGGCCTATCACGAGCAGCTGTCAGTCGCTGACATCACCAACGCCTGCTTCGAGCCAGCCAatcagatggtgaagtgtgacccTCGTCACGGCAAATATATGGCCTGCTGTCTCCTGTACCGTGGTGACGTTGTTCCCAAAGATGTCAACTCTGCCATCGCTGCCATCAAAACCAAACGTACCATCCAGTTTGTGGACTGGTGTCCCACTGGGTTCAAAGTGGGCATCAACTACCAGCCCCCAACAGCGGTTCCTGGAGGAGACCTGGCCAAGGTCCAGAGGGCTGTGTGCATGCTGAGTAACACCACAGCCATCGCTGAGGCATGGGCCCGTCTGGACCACAAGTTTGACCTGATGTATGCCAAGAGAGCCTTTGTGCACTGGTACGTTGGTGAGGGCATGGAGGAGGGAGAGTTCTCTGAGGCCAGAGAAGACATGGCAGCCCTGGAGAAGGACTATGAAGAGGTGGGCACTGACAGCgtgggagaagaggatgaggagggagaggaatatTAA